The following are encoded together in the Lathyrus oleraceus cultivar Zhongwan6 chromosome 3, CAAS_Psat_ZW6_1.0, whole genome shotgun sequence genome:
- the LOC127127369 gene encoding protein SCAR2 isoform X5 → MPISRYHIRSAHSLADPELHHAADKDDSEALLEAVAMSGLVGFLRQLGDLAQFAAELFHDLHEEVMATAERGHSLISRVQQIEAEIPPLEKAFLSRTHHPSFFTNGGIDWCPNLRSEQNLVSRGDLPRFIMDSYEECRGPPRLFLLDKFDVAGAGACLKRYSDPSFFKAEPASSVSVTETVEAHRERKIRKVKQKKGEWRRDGETPGAVLSHSKLHQLFLEERIENACSDPARLVKLKKRQFDGSAVEAKSGRSYMEEILEMTSPDHQMACETSINPLPVKLMSNDTSETGIEILEINGISHMRRSIENGKTHSSNEQEFELNSCSEVGRKTNGYLVKEPGQISSGGTGEVSSKHLKVPDETELVHDDGQNKSLLVKTNGYPVKEPEQISSGGIGEVSSKHLKVPDETELVDDDGQNKSLLVKTNGYLVKEPEQISSGGIGEVSSKYLKVPDETELVDDDGQNKSLLVKTNGYLVKEPEQISSGGIGEVSSKYLKVPDETELVDDDGQNKREGSLDCYHSDDAASEVDDYMDALATIDSELEIDNECGPKKSSLNVQKLIDSNGEEEHQLQAPFSDSQSFGDSSLSEEMSSYEQDRSKENNEVQAQLPDSRSAGTPCASDDDNSSFRRDRTEEHTQLHAQLSDFQSIGNSSLETENMLSNQLPQTGELKKIYDEFVTRDDAHDLEGEISDSEPVSSGSCPVDSGCLLLSSDHGATALSDKTPHVPVERHLRLEDDEDTISLIKDNNLPVVYFDNISLNNLDVCNPHVHSHTTLQVSNDLNLAHEGECGDHSDIKVMQEESHNEHCSEISTFGDIGSRGENSICLPMELDLNLGTKMQPDDWDLQSDDDIKAMQLDSEDLFPVVETTVENSFAEELFSDFIHGNPQHEPDSVEVKILYPDQLSNVEEVPKIMFGSERNESTCSLDQVEEDDLIKHPPSPNYIPQDDDIVVNDMFPVKDLAVSAISSLDNAEIDASVVNCQASSSISSPSINPSNLLESFPASPYSNRMEMESNEIELTKISLDLNAEKRENQLEPFSDMTSPVSSLTNLEESPSTFDDSHWKNLEVSEEVARDSLTEFTSHLVVDQLKIASTDELLSLNRSDSSNSSICNNFQCSLHKEKDQDSSSLNDMKMVTQCSELDSQDSESTIVCKNDLQNSKGSFSPPSYNQLEPETHLEWTLKPRVVQHDVGFLLKNEEKCTSSKFEPHPMQISNQLEGERINCVASEFSAEVHLEESSDGSASKSSDQKISPSKHFTDPLKPLLPNLSPKATKINLEETPPMPPLPPMQWITSRVQNASLVSEREELGVSQVLFQPVQQVKPDYNSQFDLSTSERVALPYQNPFLPAVAVESNKSLRSSGLSAGISEHPVAIPLQLPVMVNDANGQHNYQVLERSQIHNPFLALPMLSYGWLPHGRVEASEGESILKSNPCPPIHLTECAVPGADTSNQQEKLSQFKSQLVEDTSIEAKKDSPGECVLNSSSWPPILPTECAVPGADTIFQQDKQTQSSGQIMEDTCFEAKKDSPGELHSVLPAECPVSGDDPLSSNEQHSDSPNALMEETVLEFTTDEEPSIHLEREQGDHIFSPKPPPPSIEIVQPNHSLLPSEGDVALSLDTSAQSSEFDDQIPNGKSKKLPPPQNHLFDVVAALDKSRLRKVTDRVRPPIAPKVDERDSLLEQIRTKSFNLRPAVVTRPNIQGPKTNLRVAAILEKANSIRQALAGSDEDDDAWSDC, encoded by the exons ATGCCTATCTCCAGGTACCACATTCGTAGCGCGCACAGTTTGGCGGATCCGGAGCTGCACCATGCCGCCGATAAGGATGACTCCGAAGCTCTCCTTGAAGCCGTAGCCATGAGTGGACTCGTCGGCTTCTTGCGCCAGCTTGGCGACCTCGCTCA ATTTGCTGCTGAGCTGTTCCACGACTTGCATGAAGAAGTAATGGCTACGGCTGAAAGAGGCCACAGTCTTATCTCTCGTGTTCAACAGATTGAGGCTGAAATTCCTCCACTTGAGAAAGCATTTTTGTCACGAACTCATCATCCGTCTTTCTTCACAAATGGAG GGATTGACTGGTGTCCTAATCTTCGATCTGAACAGAATCTTGTTTCGCGCGGAGATTTACCTAGATTTATAATGGATTCATATGAAGAATGCCGTGGTCCACCTAGACTTTTCCTTCTAGACAA GTTTGATGTCGCTGGTGCTGGAGCATGTCTGAAGCGTTATTCTGATCCATCATTCTTTAAAGCAGAGCCTGCTTCATCTGTAAGTGTAACAGAAACAGTAGAAGCTCACAGGGAAAGGAAAATTCGTAAAGTCAAG CAAAAGAAAGGGGAATGGCGGAGGGATGGTGAGACCCCTGGAGCTGTACTATCACATTCAAA ACTACATCAGTTGTTTCTTGAGGAGCGTATTGAGAATGCGTGTAGTGATCCTGCTCGTCTTGTGAAACTGAAAAAAAGACAATTCGATGGATCTGCAGTTGAAGCAAAATCTGGGAGAAGCTACATGGAGGAAATTCTGGAAATGACCTCACCTGATCATCAAATGGCTTGTGAAACTTCAATCAATCCACTGCCTGTGAAATTGATGTCAAACGACACTAGTGAAACTGGGATTGAAATACTCGAAATCAATGGCATTTCACATATGAGAAGGTCTATTGAAAATGGAAAAACACATTCATCAAATGAGCAGGAATTTGAACTTAATTCATGCTCAGAAGTAGGCAGGAAAACAAATGGATATCTTGTGAAGGAGCCCGGACAAATCTCTTCTGGTGGGACAGGTGAAGTGTCTTCTAAGCATCTCAAGGTACCTGATGAAACAGAACTAGTGCATGATGATGGACAAAACAAATCTCTTCTGGTTAAGACAAATGGATATCCTGTGAAGGAGCCCGAACAAATCTCTTCTGGTGGGATAGGTGAAGTGTCTTCTAAGCATCTCAAGGTACCTGATGAAACAGAACTAGTGGATGATGATGGACAAAACAAATCTCTTCTAGTGAAGACAAATGGATATCTTGTGAAGGAGCCTGAACAAATCTCTTCTGGTGGGATAG GTGAAGTGTCTTCTAAGTATCTCAAGGTACCTGATGAAACAGAACTAGTGGATGATGATGGACAAAACAAATCTCTTCTAGTGAAGACAAATGGATATCTTGTGAAGGAGCCCGAACAAATCTCTTCTGGTGGGATAGGTGAAGTGTCTTCTAAGTATCTCAAGGTACCTGATGAAACAGAGCTAGTGGATGATGATGGACAAAACAAAAGAGAAGGCAGCCTAGACTGCTATCATTCTGATGACGCGGCTAGTGAGGTTGATGATTATATGGATGCATTAGCTACCATAGACTCCGAGTTGGAAATAGACAATGAGTGTGGACCTAAGAAAAGCTCCTTGAATGTTCAAAAGCTAATTGATTCAAATGGTGAAGAAGAACATCAGCTGCAAGCTCCGTTTTCAGATTCTCAATCATTTGGAGACTCATCATTGTCTGAGGAAATGAGTTCATATGAACAAGATAGAAGTAAAGAGAATAATGAAGTGCAAGCTCAGCTGCCAGACTCTCGGTCAGCAGGAACGCCTTGTGCATCAGATGATGATAATAGTTCATTCAGAAGAGATAGAACTGAAGAACATACCCAACTGCATGCTCAGTTATCAGATTTTCAATCTATTGGAAATTCCTCACTAGAAACTGAAAATATGCTTTCCAACCAGCTTCCACAAACTGGTGAATTGAAAAAAATTTATGATGAGTTTGTCACACGTGATGATGCACATGATCTTGAGGGAGAAATATCTGATTCTGAACCAGTCTCTTCTGGTTCATGTCCGGTGGATTCAGGGTGTTTATTATTGTCTTCGGATCATGGAGCTACAGCTCTATCAGATAAAACACCACATGTTCCTGTTGAAAGACATTTAAGACTAGAAGATGATGAAGACACCATCTCCCTAATAAAAGATAATAATCTCCCAGTTGTCTATTTTGACAACATTTCTTTGAACAACTTGGATGTCTGCAATCCTCATGTCCATTCCCATACTACGTTACAAGTTTCCAATGATTTAAATTTAGCCCATGAAGGCGAATGTGGTGATCATTCTGACATCAAAGTAATGCAGGAAGAATCTCATAATGAGCACTGTTCTGAAATATCAACTTTTGGAGACATTGGTTCACGAGGGGAGAATTCCATTTGTCTGCCCATGGAATTAGACCTTAATTTGGGCACTAAAATGCAGCCTGATGACTGGGACTTACAATCCGATGATGATATTAAAGCAATGCAACTTGACTCGGAAGATTTGTTTCCTGTTGTGGAGACTACCGTAGAGAATAGCTTTGCAGAGGAGCTATTCTCTGATTTTATACACGGAAATCCACAACATGAACCAGATTCGGTAGAAGTTAAAATTCTTTATCCTGATCAGCTATCAAATGTTGAAGAGGTACCAAAGATAATGTTTGGCAGTGAAAGAAATGAATCTACCTGCAGTTTGGATCAAGTTGAAGAAGATGATCTTATTAAACATCCACCTTCCCCTAATTACATACCGCAGGATGATGATATCGTGGTAAATGATATGTTCCCTGTAAAAGATTTGGCTGTATCTGCTATCTCTTCTCTTGATAATGCTGAAATTGATGCAAGTGTCGTTAATTGTCAAGCTTCAAGTTCTATTTCTTCCCCATCAATAAATCCTTCAAATTTGCTTGAATCTTTCCCAGCTTCTCCATATTCCAATAGGATGGAAATGGAATCCAATGAGATAGAGTTAACAAAAATTTCCTTAGACTTGAATGCAGAGAAAAGAGAAAATCAACTGGAACCATTTTCAGATATGACATCTCCAGTGAGTAGTCTTACAAATTTGGAAGAATCTCCTTCTACTTTTGATGATTCTCACTGGAAAAATTTGGAAGTCAGTGAGGAAGTTGCAAGAGATTCTTTGACAGAGTTTACGTCACATTTAGTAGTGGATCAACTGAAAATTGCTTCTACTGATGAACTGTTGAGCCTGAACAGATCAGACTCTTCTAACTCTAGTATATGTAATAATTTCCAATGTTCATTGCATAAGGAGAAAGACCAAGATAGTTCTTCTCTCAATGACATGAAAATGGTGACACAATGTTCGGAGCTAGACTCTCAGGATTCAGAATCTACAATTGTTTGCAAGAATGATCTACAGAACAGTAAAGGTAGTTTTTCACCACCTTCCTATAATCAATTGGAGCCTGAAACCCATTTAGAGTGGACCTTAAAACCACGAGTTGTGCAGCATGATGTGGGTTTTCTGctaaaaaatgaagaaaaatgcACCTCTTCAAAATTTGAACCTCATCCGATGCAGATATCAAATCAGTTGGAGGGAGAGAGAATAAATTGTGTTGCTTCTGAGTTTTCTGCTGAAGTCCATCTAGAGGAATCTTCAGATGGTTCCGCATCAAAGTCATCTGATCAGAAGATTAGCCCATCAAAACATTTCACGGATCCATTGAAACCTCTCCTTCCTAATCTTTCTCCCAAGGCAACCAAAATAAACCTCGAGGAAACGCCGCCTATGCCCCCTCTACCACCTATGCAGTGGATAACGAGCAGGGTTCAAAATGCTTCCCTAGTTTCAGAGAGAGAAGAATTAGGTGTAAGTCAAGTATTATTTCAACCAGTACAGCAAGTTAAACCTGATTATAACTCTCAATTTGACTTATCAACTTCTGAAAGAGTAGCCTTGCCATATCAGAATCCTTTTTTGCCTGCTGTGGCTGTGGAGAGTAATAAAAGCCTACGCTCTTCTGGGTTATCAGCAGGTATTTCAGAGCATCCTGTTGCTATTCCTTTGCAGCTTCCTGTGATGGTAAATGATGCAAATGGTCAGCATAATTACCAAGTTCTGGAGAGAAGTCAAATTCACAACCCTTTCTTAGCATTGCCAATGCTATCTTATGGTTGGCTGCCACATGGACGTGTCGAAGCTTCAGAGGGAGAAAGCATTTTGAAATCAAATCCATGCCCACCAATACATCTCACTGAATGTGCTGTTCCTGGGGCTGATACCAGCAACCAACAAGAAAAATTGTCTCAGTTCAAGAGTCAGTTAGTGGAAGATACTAGTATAGAAGCTAAAAAGGATAGTCCTGGAGAATGTGTATTGAATTCAAGTTCATGGCCACCAATACTGCCTACTGAATGTGCTGTTCCTGGGGCTGATACCATCTTTCAACAAGACAAACAGACCCAGTCTTCTGGTCAAATTATGGAAGATACATGTTTTGAGGCTAAAAAAGACAGTCCGGGAGAATTGCACTCAGTGCTACCTGCTGAATGTCCTGTATCTGGAGATGATCCCCTTTCTTCAAACGAACAACATTCTGATTCTCCAAATGCATTAATGGAGGAGACTGTTCTGGAATTTACAACCGATGAGGAACCATCAATTCATTTGGAAAGGGAACAAGGTGATCATATattctcacctaagccaccacCACCAAGTATAGAAATTGTGCAGCCCAATCACAGCCTGCTGCCCTCAGAGGGGGATGTGGCACTGTCTTTGGATACATCCGCCCAATCATCAGAATTTGATGATCAAATACCAAATGGAAAATCAAAGAAGCTTCCTCCACCTCAGAACCATTTATTTGATGTTGTTGCTGCTCTTGACAAAAGCAGG CTGAGAAAGGTTACTGATCGTGTTAGGCCCCCAATAGCACCAAAGGTAGATGAAAGAGACTCATTGTTAGAACAGATTAGAACAAAG TCCTTCAACTTGAGGCCTGCTGTGGTTACGCGACCCAACATTCAGGGTCCCAAAACGAACTTGAGGGTTGCTGCCATCTTGGAGAAAGCAAATTCTATTCGCCAG GCTTTGGCTGGAAGTGATGAAGACGATGATGCTTGGAGTGATTGTTGA
- the LOC127127369 gene encoding protein SCAR2 isoform X7 → MPISRYHIRSAHSLADPELHHAADKDDSEALLEAVAMSGLVGFLRQLGDLAQFAAELFHDLHEEVMATAERGHSLISRVQQIEAEIPPLEKAFLSRTHHPSFFTNGGIDWCPNLRSEQNLVSRGDLPRFIMDSYEECRGPPRLFLLDKFDVAGAGACLKRYSDPSFFKAEPASSVSVTETVEAHRERKIRKVKQKKGEWRRDGETPGAVLSHSKLHQLFLEERIENACSDPARLVKLKKRQFDGSAVEAKSGRSYMEEILEMTSPDHQMACETSINPLPVKLMSNDTSETGIEILEINGISHMRRSIENGKTHSSNEQEFELNSCSEVGRKTNGYLVKEPGQISSGGTGEVSSKYLKVPDETELVDDDGQNKSLLVKTNGYLVKEPEQISSGGIGEVSSKYLKVPDETELVDDDGQNKSLLVKTNGYLVKEPEQISSGGIGEVSSKYLKVPDETELVDDDGQNKREGSLDCYHSDDAASEVDDYMDALATIDSELEIDNECGPKKSSLNVQKLIDSNGEEEHQLQAPFSDSQSFGDSSLSEEMSSYEQDRSKENNEVQAQLPDSRSAGTPCASDDDNSSFRRDRTEEHTQLHAQLSDFQSIGNSSLETENMLSNQLPQTGELKKIYDEFVTRDDAHDLEGEISDSEPVSSGSCPVDSGCLLLSSDHGATALSDKTPHVPVERHLRLEDDEDTISLIKDNNLPVVYFDNISLNNLDVCNPHVHSHTTLQVSNDLNLAHEGECGDHSDIKVMQEESHNEHCSEISTFGDIGSRGENSICLPMELDLNLGTKMQPDDWDLQSDDDIKAMQLDSEDLFPVVETTVENSFAEELFSDFIHGNPQHEPDSVEVKILYPDQLSNVEEVPKIMFGSERNESTCSLDQVEEDDLIKHPPSPNYIPQDDDIVVNDMFPVKDLAVSAISSLDNAEIDASVVNCQASSSISSPSINPSNLLESFPASPYSNRMEMESNEIELTKISLDLNAEKRENQLEPFSDMTSPVSSLTNLEESPSTFDDSHWKNLEVSEEVARDSLTEFTSHLVVDQLKIASTDELLSLNRSDSSNSSICNNFQCSLHKEKDQDSSSLNDMKMVTQCSELDSQDSESTIVCKNDLQNSKGSFSPPSYNQLEPETHLEWTLKPRVVQHDVGFLLKNEEKCTSSKFEPHPMQISNQLEGERINCVASEFSAEVHLEESSDGSASKSSDQKISPSKHFTDPLKPLLPNLSPKATKINLEETPPMPPLPPMQWITSRVQNASLVSEREELGVSQVLFQPVQQVKPDYNSQFDLSTSERVALPYQNPFLPAVAVESNKSLRSSGLSAGISEHPVAIPLQLPVMVNDANGQHNYQVLERSQIHNPFLALPMLSYGWLPHGRVEASEGESILKSNPCPPIHLTECAVPGADTSNQQEKLSQFKSQLVEDTSIEAKKDSPGECVLNSSSWPPILPTECAVPGADTIFQQDKQTQSSGQIMEDTCFEAKKDSPGELHSVLPAECPVSGDDPLSSNEQHSDSPNALMEETVLEFTTDEEPSIHLEREQGDHIFSPKPPPPSIEIVQPNHSLLPSEGDVALSLDTSAQSSEFDDQIPNGKSKKLPPPQNHLFDVVAALDKSRLRKVTDRVRPPIAPKVDERDSLLEQIRTKSFNLRPAVVTRPNIQGPKTNLRVAAILEKANSIRQALAGSDEDDDAWSDC, encoded by the exons ATGCCTATCTCCAGGTACCACATTCGTAGCGCGCACAGTTTGGCGGATCCGGAGCTGCACCATGCCGCCGATAAGGATGACTCCGAAGCTCTCCTTGAAGCCGTAGCCATGAGTGGACTCGTCGGCTTCTTGCGCCAGCTTGGCGACCTCGCTCA ATTTGCTGCTGAGCTGTTCCACGACTTGCATGAAGAAGTAATGGCTACGGCTGAAAGAGGCCACAGTCTTATCTCTCGTGTTCAACAGATTGAGGCTGAAATTCCTCCACTTGAGAAAGCATTTTTGTCACGAACTCATCATCCGTCTTTCTTCACAAATGGAG GGATTGACTGGTGTCCTAATCTTCGATCTGAACAGAATCTTGTTTCGCGCGGAGATTTACCTAGATTTATAATGGATTCATATGAAGAATGCCGTGGTCCACCTAGACTTTTCCTTCTAGACAA GTTTGATGTCGCTGGTGCTGGAGCATGTCTGAAGCGTTATTCTGATCCATCATTCTTTAAAGCAGAGCCTGCTTCATCTGTAAGTGTAACAGAAACAGTAGAAGCTCACAGGGAAAGGAAAATTCGTAAAGTCAAG CAAAAGAAAGGGGAATGGCGGAGGGATGGTGAGACCCCTGGAGCTGTACTATCACATTCAAA ACTACATCAGTTGTTTCTTGAGGAGCGTATTGAGAATGCGTGTAGTGATCCTGCTCGTCTTGTGAAACTGAAAAAAAGACAATTCGATGGATCTGCAGTTGAAGCAAAATCTGGGAGAAGCTACATGGAGGAAATTCTGGAAATGACCTCACCTGATCATCAAATGGCTTGTGAAACTTCAATCAATCCACTGCCTGTGAAATTGATGTCAAACGACACTAGTGAAACTGGGATTGAAATACTCGAAATCAATGGCATTTCACATATGAGAAGGTCTATTGAAAATGGAAAAACACATTCATCAAATGAGCAGGAATTTGAACTTAATTCATGCTCAGAAGTAGGCAGGAAAACAAATGGATATCTTGTGAAGGAGCCCGGACAAATCTCTTCTGGTGGGACAG GTGAAGTGTCTTCTAAGTATCTCAAGGTACCTGATGAAACAGAACTGGTGGATGATGATGGACAAAACAAATCTCTTCTAGTGAAGACAAATGGATATCTTGTGAAGGAGCCCGAACAAATCTCTTCTGGTGGGATAGGTGAAGTGTCTTCTAAGTATCTCAAGGTACCTGATGAAACAGAACTAGTGGATGATGATGGACAAAACAAATCTCTTCTAGTGAAGACAAATGGATATCTTGTGAAGGAGCCCGAACAAATCTCTTCTGGTGGGATAGGTGAAGTGTCTTCTAAGTATCTCAAGGTACCTGATGAAACAGAGCTAGTGGATGATGATGGACAAAACAAAAGAGAAGGCAGCCTAGACTGCTATCATTCTGATGACGCGGCTAGTGAGGTTGATGATTATATGGATGCATTAGCTACCATAGACTCCGAGTTGGAAATAGACAATGAGTGTGGACCTAAGAAAAGCTCCTTGAATGTTCAAAAGCTAATTGATTCAAATGGTGAAGAAGAACATCAGCTGCAAGCTCCGTTTTCAGATTCTCAATCATTTGGAGACTCATCATTGTCTGAGGAAATGAGTTCATATGAACAAGATAGAAGTAAAGAGAATAATGAAGTGCAAGCTCAGCTGCCAGACTCTCGGTCAGCAGGAACGCCTTGTGCATCAGATGATGATAATAGTTCATTCAGAAGAGATAGAACTGAAGAACATACCCAACTGCATGCTCAGTTATCAGATTTTCAATCTATTGGAAATTCCTCACTAGAAACTGAAAATATGCTTTCCAACCAGCTTCCACAAACTGGTGAATTGAAAAAAATTTATGATGAGTTTGTCACACGTGATGATGCACATGATCTTGAGGGAGAAATATCTGATTCTGAACCAGTCTCTTCTGGTTCATGTCCGGTGGATTCAGGGTGTTTATTATTGTCTTCGGATCATGGAGCTACAGCTCTATCAGATAAAACACCACATGTTCCTGTTGAAAGACATTTAAGACTAGAAGATGATGAAGACACCATCTCCCTAATAAAAGATAATAATCTCCCAGTTGTCTATTTTGACAACATTTCTTTGAACAACTTGGATGTCTGCAATCCTCATGTCCATTCCCATACTACGTTACAAGTTTCCAATGATTTAAATTTAGCCCATGAAGGCGAATGTGGTGATCATTCTGACATCAAAGTAATGCAGGAAGAATCTCATAATGAGCACTGTTCTGAAATATCAACTTTTGGAGACATTGGTTCACGAGGGGAGAATTCCATTTGTCTGCCCATGGAATTAGACCTTAATTTGGGCACTAAAATGCAGCCTGATGACTGGGACTTACAATCCGATGATGATATTAAAGCAATGCAACTTGACTCGGAAGATTTGTTTCCTGTTGTGGAGACTACCGTAGAGAATAGCTTTGCAGAGGAGCTATTCTCTGATTTTATACACGGAAATCCACAACATGAACCAGATTCGGTAGAAGTTAAAATTCTTTATCCTGATCAGCTATCAAATGTTGAAGAGGTACCAAAGATAATGTTTGGCAGTGAAAGAAATGAATCTACCTGCAGTTTGGATCAAGTTGAAGAAGATGATCTTATTAAACATCCACCTTCCCCTAATTACATACCGCAGGATGATGATATCGTGGTAAATGATATGTTCCCTGTAAAAGATTTGGCTGTATCTGCTATCTCTTCTCTTGATAATGCTGAAATTGATGCAAGTGTCGTTAATTGTCAAGCTTCAAGTTCTATTTCTTCCCCATCAATAAATCCTTCAAATTTGCTTGAATCTTTCCCAGCTTCTCCATATTCCAATAGGATGGAAATGGAATCCAATGAGATAGAGTTAACAAAAATTTCCTTAGACTTGAATGCAGAGAAAAGAGAAAATCAACTGGAACCATTTTCAGATATGACATCTCCAGTGAGTAGTCTTACAAATTTGGAAGAATCTCCTTCTACTTTTGATGATTCTCACTGGAAAAATTTGGAAGTCAGTGAGGAAGTTGCAAGAGATTCTTTGACAGAGTTTACGTCACATTTAGTAGTGGATCAACTGAAAATTGCTTCTACTGATGAACTGTTGAGCCTGAACAGATCAGACTCTTCTAACTCTAGTATATGTAATAATTTCCAATGTTCATTGCATAAGGAGAAAGACCAAGATAGTTCTTCTCTCAATGACATGAAAATGGTGACACAATGTTCGGAGCTAGACTCTCAGGATTCAGAATCTACAATTGTTTGCAAGAATGATCTACAGAACAGTAAAGGTAGTTTTTCACCACCTTCCTATAATCAATTGGAGCCTGAAACCCATTTAGAGTGGACCTTAAAACCACGAGTTGTGCAGCATGATGTGGGTTTTCTGctaaaaaatgaagaaaaatgcACCTCTTCAAAATTTGAACCTCATCCGATGCAGATATCAAATCAGTTGGAGGGAGAGAGAATAAATTGTGTTGCTTCTGAGTTTTCTGCTGAAGTCCATCTAGAGGAATCTTCAGATGGTTCCGCATCAAAGTCATCTGATCAGAAGATTAGCCCATCAAAACATTTCACGGATCCATTGAAACCTCTCCTTCCTAATCTTTCTCCCAAGGCAACCAAAATAAACCTCGAGGAAACGCCGCCTATGCCCCCTCTACCACCTATGCAGTGGATAACGAGCAGGGTTCAAAATGCTTCCCTAGTTTCAGAGAGAGAAGAATTAGGTGTAAGTCAAGTATTATTTCAACCAGTACAGCAAGTTAAACCTGATTATAACTCTCAATTTGACTTATCAACTTCTGAAAGAGTAGCCTTGCCATATCAGAATCCTTTTTTGCCTGCTGTGGCTGTGGAGAGTAATAAAAGCCTACGCTCTTCTGGGTTATCAGCAGGTATTTCAGAGCATCCTGTTGCTATTCCTTTGCAGCTTCCTGTGATGGTAAATGATGCAAATGGTCAGCATAATTACCAAGTTCTGGAGAGAAGTCAAATTCACAACCCTTTCTTAGCATTGCCAATGCTATCTTATGGTTGGCTGCCACATGGACGTGTCGAAGCTTCAGAGGGAGAAAGCATTTTGAAATCAAATCCATGCCCACCAATACATCTCACTGAATGTGCTGTTCCTGGGGCTGATACCAGCAACCAACAAGAAAAATTGTCTCAGTTCAAGAGTCAGTTAGTGGAAGATACTAGTATAGAAGCTAAAAAGGATAGTCCTGGAGAATGTGTATTGAATTCAAGTTCATGGCCACCAATACTGCCTACTGAATGTGCTGTTCCTGGGGCTGATACCATCTTTCAACAAGACAAACAGACCCAGTCTTCTGGTCAAATTATGGAAGATACATGTTTTGAGGCTAAAAAAGACAGTCCGGGAGAATTGCACTCAGTGCTACCTGCTGAATGTCCTGTATCTGGAGATGATCCCCTTTCTTCAAACGAACAACATTCTGATTCTCCAAATGCATTAATGGAGGAGACTGTTCTGGAATTTACAACCGATGAGGAACCATCAATTCATTTGGAAAGGGAACAAGGTGATCATATattctcacctaagccaccacCACCAAGTATAGAAATTGTGCAGCCCAATCACAGCCTGCTGCCCTCAGAGGGGGATGTGGCACTGTCTTTGGATACATCCGCCCAATCATCAGAATTTGATGATCAAATACCAAATGGAAAATCAAAGAAGCTTCCTCCACCTCAGAACCATTTATTTGATGTTGTTGCTGCTCTTGACAAAAGCAGG CTGAGAAAGGTTACTGATCGTGTTAGGCCCCCAATAGCACCAAAGGTAGATGAAAGAGACTCATTGTTAGAACAGATTAGAACAAAG TCCTTCAACTTGAGGCCTGCTGTGGTTACGCGACCCAACATTCAGGGTCCCAAAACGAACTTGAGGGTTGCTGCCATCTTGGAGAAAGCAAATTCTATTCGCCAG GCTTTGGCTGGAAGTGATGAAGACGATGATGCTTGGAGTGATTGTTGA